A genome region from Dromaius novaehollandiae isolate bDroNov1 chromosome 34, bDroNov1.hap1, whole genome shotgun sequence includes the following:
- the CLIP3 gene encoding CAP-Gly domain-containing linker protein 3, with protein MGRGRAQPRRPRPAGGSMTKERAGDPPAGDEQPPEAPGPERRKKPVVHPSAPAPLPKDYAFTFFDPNDPACQEILFDPRTTVPELFAIVRQWVPQVQHKIDVIGNEILRRGGHVDDRDGLTDMTLLHYACKAGAHGVGDPAAAVRLSTRLLALGGDATLRSRWTHMNALHYAAYFDVPELIRTLLRAAGPRVLHSTCSDFSHGTALHIAASNLCLGAVRCLLEHGADPALRNSKGQVAAEVVPDPTDMALDRAEAALAARELRRLLLDAVPLSCSLPRVTLPNYDNLPGNLMLLCLGLQLGDRVRLDGDKVGTLRFCGTTAFASGQWAGVELDEPEGKNDGSVGGVRYFICPPKQGIFASVSKISKAEEQPPAPSPPRTPPGPPARPPAKARKDKRASRKRAGPGAGPGAWLDREGRRVEPGDAVLVAGQKPGRARFYGKTDFAPGYWFGVELEAAAGKHDGSVFGVRYFSCPPRHGVFAPPSRVQRIGGPKVAPGDGGSEKKVHQVTMSQPKRNFPAVRTPKDIASESSLSRLLFCCWFPWMLRAEMQS; from the exons ATGGGCCGTGGCCGAgcccagccccggcggccccgtCCAGCAG GCGGCAGCATGACGAAGGAGCGCGCGGGCGACCCCCCCGCCGGGGACGAGCAGCCCCCCGAGGCGCCGGGCCCCGAGCGCCGCAAGAAGCCCGTGGTGCAcccctccgcccccgcccccctgCCCAAGGACTACG ccttcACCTTCTTCGACCCCAACGACCCGGCGTGCCAGGAGATCCTCTTCGACCCCCGCACCACCGTGCCCGAGCTCTTCGCCATCGTGCGCCAGTGGGTGCCCCAGGTGCAGCACAAGATCGACGTCATCGGCAAtgag ATCCTGCGCCGCGGCGGCCACGTCGACGACCGCGACGGCCTCACCGACATGACGCTGCTGCACTACGCCTGCAAGGCCGGGGCCCACGGCGTCG GGGACCCGGCGGCGGCCGTGCGCCTCTCGACGCGGCTGCTGGCGCTGGGGGGGGACGCGACGCTGCGCAGCCGCTGGACCCACATGAACGCGCTGCACTACGCCGCCTACTTCGACGTGCCCGAGCTCATCCGCACGCTGctgcgcgccgccggcccccgag TGCTGCACTCGACCTGCAGCGACTTCAGCCACGGCACCGCGCTGCACATCGCCGCCTCCAACCTCTGCCTGGGCGCCGTGCGCTGCCTGCTCGAGCACGGCGCCGACCCCGCCCTGCGG AACAGCAAGGGGCAGGTGGCGGCGGAGGTGGTGCCCGACCCCACGGACATGGCGCTGGAccgggcggaggcggcgctggcggcccgcgagctgcggcggctgctgctggacGCGGTGCCCCTGAGCTGCTCGCTGCCCCGCGTCACCCTGCCCAACTACGACAACCTGCCCGGCAACCTCATGCTGCTCTGCCTCGGCCTCCAGCTCGGCGACCGCGTCCGCCTCGACGGCGACAAG gtgggGACGCTGCGGTTCTGCGGCACCACGGCCTTCGCCAGCGGGCAGTGGGCCGGCGTGGAGCTGGACGAGCCCGAGGGCAAGAACGACGGCAGCGTCGGCGGCGTCCGCTACTTCATCTGCCCCCCCAAGCAag GCATCTTCGCCTCGGTGTCGAAGATctccaaggcagaggagcagccgCCAGCGCCGtcgcccccccggaccccccccgggcccccggcccgcccccccgccaagGCCCGCAAGGACAAGAGAG CCTCCCGGaagcgggcggggccgggggcggggccgggcgcctggCTGGACCGGGAGGGGCGGCGCGTGGAGCCGGGCGACGCGGTGCTGGTGGCGGGGCAGAAGCCCGGCCGGGCCCGCTTCTACGGCAAGACCGACTTCGCCCCCG GCTACTGGTTCGGGGTGGAgctggaggcggcggcgggcaaaCACGACGGCTCCGTCTTCGGCGTGCGCTACTTcagctgccccccccggcacggcgtcttcgcccccccctcccgcgtgcagag GATCGGGGGCCCCAAGGTCGCGCCGGGGGACGGCGGCTCCGAGAAGAAGGTCCATCAGGTCACCA TGTCGCAGCCCAAGCGCAACTTCCCGGCGGTGCGGACCCCCAAGGACATCGCGTCGGAGAGCTCCCTCTCCAg gtTACTCTTCTGCTGCTGGTTCCCCTGGATGCTGCGAGCCGAGATGCAGTCCTAA
- the LOC135325199 gene encoding basic proline-rich protein-like, with the protein MPLGPPPRPPRDPPGTPPCDGTPLGPLLGPPCPPIPPCPLCPCVPWCPPVSPGTPLSPHPPIPPGLTRPLPLPPARGCPPCPPVSPVSPRCPRCPPHIPGVPPHPPRPWCPPCIPGVPPVSPASPVSPCIPCIPGVPPASPVSPGVPGVPPASPVSPLCTRIPHVPGVPGVPPTSPVSPCIRGVPPASPVSPPHPWCPQCPPRIPGVPGVPPVSPLSPLCTRIPHVPGVPGVPPTSPVSPCIRDVPPASPVSPLCTRIPRVPGVPGVPPTSPVSPLHPRCPPCVPGVSPASLVSPVSPPHPWCPRCTPGVPGVPGVPPASPVSPPHPPCPWCPPTSPASPVSPPHPWCPPHVPGIPGVPPSVPPHPPHPRCPPVSPCIPRIPGVPPHLPRPPRPRCPPHVPGVPPRIPSVPAAPPYPPRPRCPWCPPCVPGVPPASPVSLASPHVPRIPGVPGVPPTSLVSPPRPRCPWCPPTSPASPVSPVSPVSPPASPWHPRCPPRIPGVPPCPPHPRRPRRPWCPRCPPTSPPRPRRPPRRPRCPRRPTEAG; encoded by the exons atgcccctgggacccccccccagacccccccgggacccccctgggacACCCCCCTGCgat GGGACCCCTCTGGGACCTCTCCTgggacccccgtgtccccccatccccccatgtcccctgtgtccatgtgtcccctggtgtcccccggtgtcccctgggacccccctgtccccccatccccccatccctcCGGGTCTCACGCGTCCCCTGCCGCTTCCCCCCGCCCGTgggtgccccccatgtccccccgtgtccccggtgtccccccggtgtccccggtgtcccccccacatccccggtgtccccccgcATCCCCCacgtccctggtgtcccccctGCATTCCCGgtgtccccccggtgtccccggcgtccccagtgtccccctgcatcccctgcatccccggtgtcccccctgcgtccccggtgtcccccggtgtccccggtgtcccccccgcgtccccggtgtccccgctGTGCACCCGCATCCCCCACGTCCccggtgtccctggtgtcccccccaCGTCTCCGGTGTCCCCCTGCATCCGCGGtgtcccccccgcgtccccggtgtcccccccgcatccctggtgtccccagtgtcccccccgcatccctggtgtccccggtgtccccccggtgtccccgctgtccccgctgTGCACCCGCATCCCCCACGTCCccggtgtccctggtgtcccccccaCGTCTCCGGTGTCCCCCTGCATCCGCGAtgtcccccccgcgtccccggtgtccccgctGTGCACCCGCATCCCCCgcgtccccggtgtccctggtgtcccccccaCATCTCCGGTGTCCCCCCTGCATCCGCGGTGTCCCCCCTGCGTCCCCGGTGTCTCCCCcgcatccctggtgtccccagtgtcccccccgcatccctggtgtccccggtgTACCCCTGgcgtccccggtgtccctggtgtccctcccgcgtccccggtgtcccccccacatcccccgtgtccctggtgtccccccacgtcccccgcgtccccggtgtcccccccacatccctggtgtcccccccacgtccccggcatccctggtgtcccccccagtgtccccccacatcccccgcatccccggtgtcccccggtgtccccctgcatcccccgcatccctggtgtccccccgCATCTCCCACGTCCCCcgcgtccccggtgtcccccccacgtacccggtgtccccccccgcatccccagtgtccccgctgcccccccgtaTCCCCCgcgtccccggtgtccctggtgtcccccctgcgtccccggtgtcccccccgcATCCCCCGTGTCCCTGgcgtccccccacgtcccccgcatccccggtgtccccggtgtcccccccacGTCACTGGtgtcccccccgcgtccccggtgtccctggtgtccccccacgtcccccgcgtccccggtgtccccggtgtccccggtgtcccccccggcatccccctggcatccccggtgtcccccccgcatccccggtgtccccccatgtcccccgcatccccggcgtccccggcgtccctggtgtccccggtgtccccccacatcccccccacgtccccggcgtcccccccgacgtccccggtgtccccggcgtCCCACTGAGGCCGGC